TGAGTTTTTCTCTATGATAAGGTTTTGGCTACTACAAATCTACAACTATAGGTAGTTATTGTATATTAGAGTGTGAATGAAGATCTCAAGTGAGTTTTTATTATCCCTAGATAGATTGTACTATAATTGCAGcccttatattttctttgacatagtGAAATTATTACAACTTTGTAAATGTAAGCACATTACCGAATCACgtaaattttgtaaaaactaATATACAAAATGTTATGGAGCATAAATGTAGAGGTCGAAATTTGTGTTAATGGGTTGTATTTGTGTTATGTCAAagtaaattattcaaaaaaatggctcaaccctaactcaatccatttaataattgtgtcacactttttgataatttcgttatctttttaattatatttagtattcaaatttattttagaaaaaagtgacatttatttatataaaaatgtagTTTAAATTCTTTGTCGTTGCCGCCTCAAAAATGGCTCGGACGGAGTTGAAATATATGTCATGTAGAGTATCTCCCGTTgtaatatagtaaataataatcAAGCTTTCCAGTTTCTAAAAGAGATAggttttacattttattttacttaacaGTATCACAagctattttacaatatttttacaaataattgatatgaaaattttttattagttctaataTAGACCCACCATTAACatgacatttttatttattaataattatttgaaaaatgctaaaactacattaaaaatttgtaaaaacgatagaaaatagtttgtatttgtaacattactctttacttaaaacaaaagattaataaaacaaaaacaaaaaataaagattaagatgtagaaaaaaaaaatcaaataaagggAAGATATTCCGTCAAAAGTAATGGCTAAAATAAGACAAATAATATGGCCAAGATTTCAATGTTGTGGAttctaattagctcaattgttaaaatttctgataattgaataagaaatttgataataaaaaagttatcatCAGAAGCAAATGTAAgttgaaacttataaaaaaaaaaaaaaaaaaaaaatcaatgttcAGGGTGGTGGAACAGTAAATGCCGTATTGCGCTCCACAATTTTGACATTGACGTTGTTCGGATCCATTATTGGCTATACGGTTCTCACGAAGCTCCTTTTATAGCCAGGCTATAATGGTTGCATATGTGCTCATCTAGTATGAACCAAAGATGACACCCATTCGCTTCATATCCACTAGTACTATCCGGGCAGCAGTGAGTCCTAACGAGTTAACTCGAAGGATTGCGTTAACTCCATGGGATCTCCAGATGCTCTTAGTTGATCATGTCCAAAAGGGTCTCCTTTTCTTCAAAGCTACACCTTCACAAGAAGAACTACAAGGTAACAGTATGATTGATCACCTAAAAACCTCTCTGTCCCGCACATTAGATATATTCTACCCTCTTGCTGGTCGCCTTGTCTTGGTTGAAAACAATGATGACAAAACCAGCTCTTTCTTTGTTGATATAACCTTGGAGACCAGTTTGTTCATGCGGTGGTTGATGATGTTACTGTGGCAGATATCCTTGATCCCATATATGTTCCACACATTGTCAACTCCTTCTTTCTGATGAATAGCGTATTGAATTACGAAGGCACTTCCAAGCCATTGTTAGCTGTGCAAGCAACTGAGCTTGATGATGGTATTTTCATCAGCTGCACTTTAAGCCATTGTGTAGTCGATGGTAGTTCATTTTGGCATTTCTTTAACACTTGGTCTGAAATATCTAGAGGTAATAATATTGATCCCACATCACAATCTGCTCCAATTTTCCAACGTTGTTATTTTGATGGTATTATTGATTTCCCACTGTTAAACTTGAAGAAGTGGATAATAGTAGCAAGTGTAAGGTGAAGAAGAAAGTAACAGACAGAGGCATAGGCATTACACATGTcaaggaaagaagagagaagaaatcaaTGACAGCTGTCAAGCACTGAAGAAAACTAATGTCAAACTCTGATTTGGTTGTATTGTTGAAAGTTTGTTAGTTATTTAGGCGGGAAACAAAGTCTCTGTtttagtgtgtatatatagtgtAGGTACTAATTATTTTGTAACCACTTTTACCAACCAGAAGCTAGTGATAATCAATAAGATTTTCCTATTCTCTTCAAGAATCTCTCTGttttacatggtatcagagcaattCTCACTctgttttgagaattttttgttgttttcttagTTTCCAAACAAAGCTTGTTTTTCGTTTTCTTTCTCACTCATGGCTTCCGATTCCACAAACAATACTCAATCTCAAACTGCACATTCAGTGCCTTCTTCAAGTGCAGCAATGGCAGATGAATCTGCGAATAATCCTTTCTTTCATCCAACGAACGAAAATCTTGGTCTCATTCTCACTTCACAACCTCTGACTGGTCCTGAGAATTATATGAGTTGGGCAAGATCTGTGTTATTGGTTTTGAGTGCCAGAAACAAGTTTGGATTTGTGAATGGATCAATTCCCGAGCCTAATCCATCTTCTCCATTGTTTAATTCTTAGAGTAGGTGCAATACTACAGTGCTTTCATGGTTGACAAATTCACTTAGCATGGATTTGAAGGCTAGAGTTATGTACATCAACACTGCGAGGGATTTGTGGATTGATCTCAAGGACAGGCTTTCTCAGGACAACACTTCAAGGCTTTTTGAGCTTCAGAAGGAGATATCTCATCTTTCACAAGGATCACTCTCGATGAGTTCttatttcacaaaatttaaGACCTTGTGGGATGAATTTGCAAATTATCAACCTTTCACAGTTTGTACTTGTTCCTGTACTTGTGGATCTAAGTCTTCTTAACTAGATGCTCAGCACAAGGTGCATGTATTTCGTTTTTTGATGGGATTGAATGATAGTTATGGGAATATTATTGGTTAGATTTTGTTACTTGAGCCTTTTCCTTGTCTGAGCAAAGTGTGTTCCTtgattttgcaagaagagaaaagaaggaGTATTGGTCATGGTTTCAACATGATTCAATCTGA
The sequence above is drawn from the Quercus robur chromosome 7, dhQueRobu3.1, whole genome shotgun sequence genome and encodes:
- the LOC126691517 gene encoding uncharacterized protein LOC126691517; the protein is MDLKARVMYINTARDLWIDLKDRLSQDNTSRLFELQKEISHLSQGSLSMSSYFTKFKTLWDEFANYQPFTILLLEPFPCLSKVCSLILQEEKRRSIGHGFNMIQSEDVVAMYVNNSKDFHGNQGHNHGGKGGNPKKDRLVYTYCGLIGHIVDKCYKLHGYPPSYKPKGGNKAMADQVAVVLPSGNSGNFGSSNGA